A portion of the Symphalangus syndactylus isolate Jambi chromosome 13, NHGRI_mSymSyn1-v2.1_pri, whole genome shotgun sequence genome contains these proteins:
- the PODNL1 gene encoding podocan-like protein 1, with translation MWPSLLLLLLLPGPLPVAGMEDDAFPHLGESSQPPPRACPPRCSCPRVDTVDCDGLDLRVFPDNITRAAQHLSLQNNQLQELPYNELSRLSGLRTLNLHNNLISSEGLPDEAFESLTQLQHIYVAHNKLSVAPQFLPRSLRVADLAANQVMEIFPLTFGEKPALRSVYLHNNQLSNAGLPPDAFRGSEAIATLSLSNNRLSYLPPSLPPSLERLHLQNNLISKVPRGALSRQTQLRELYLQHNQLTDSGLDATTFSKLHSLEYLDLSHNQLTTVPAGLPRTLAILHLGRNRIRQVEAARLHGARGLRYLLLQHNQLGSSGLPAGALRPLRGLHTLHLYGNGLDRVPPALPRRLRALVLPHNHVAALGARDLAATPGLTELNLAYNRLASARVHHRAFRRLRALRSLDLAGNQLTRLPMGLPTGLRTLQLQRNQLRMLEPEPLAGLDQLRELSLAHNRLRVGDIGPGTWHELQALQMLDLSHNELSFVPPDLPEALEELHLEGNRIGHVGPEAFFSTPRLRALFLRANRLHMMSIAAEAFLGLPNLRVVDTAGNPEQVLIRLPPTTLRGPRAGGL, from the exons ATG TGGCCGagcctgctgctgctcctgctgttGCCGGGCCCCCTACCCGTTGCCGGCATGGAGGACGATGCGTTCCCCCACCTGGGGGAGAGCTCGCAGCCCCCGCCCCGGGCCTGTCCCCCTCGCTGCTCCTGCCCCCGAGTCGACACTGTGGACTGTGATGGCTTGGACCTTCGAGTGTTCCCGGACAACATCACCAGAGCCGCTCAGCACCTCTCCCTGCAG AACAACCAGCTCCAGGAACTCCCCTACAATGAGCTGTCCCGCCTCAGTGGCCTGCGAACCCTCAACCTCCACAACAACCTCATCTCCTCCGAAG GCCTGCCTGACGAGGCCTTCGAGTCCCTCACCCAGCTGCAGCACATCTACGTGGCTCACAACAAG CTCTCAGTGGCCCCTCAGTTTCTGCCCCGGTCCCTCCGAGTCGCAGATCTGGCTGCCAACCAAGTGATGGAGATCTTCCCCCTCACCTTTGGGGAGAAGCCGGCACTCAG GTCCGTGTACCTCCACAACAACCAGCTGAGCAACGCTGGCCTGCCCCCCGACGCCTTCCGCGGCTCCGAGGCCATCGCCACCCTCAGCCTCTCCAACAACCGGCTCAGCTACCTGCCGCCCAGCCTGCCGCCCTCACTCGAGCGGCTCCACCTGCAG AACAATCTCATCTCCAAGGTGCCCCGAGGAGCCCTGAGCCGCCAGACTCAACTCCGCGAGCTCTACCTCCAGCACAACCAGCTGACGGACAGCGGCCTGGATGCCACCACCTTCAG CAAGCTGCATAGCCTTGAATACCTGGATCTCTCCCACAACCAGCTGACCACAGTGCCCGCCGGCCTGCCCAGGACCCTGGCTATCCTGCACCTGGGCCGCAACCGCATCCGGCAGGTGGAGGCGGCTCGGCTGCATGGGGCGCGTGGTCTGCGCTATTTGTTGCTGCAGCACAACCAGCTGGGGAGCTCAGGGCTGCCCGCCGGGGCTCTGCGGCCGCTGCGGGGCCTGCACACGCTGCACCTCTATGGCAATGGGCTGGACCGCGTGCCTCCGGCCCTGCCCCGCCGCCTGCGCGCCCTGGTGCTGCCCCACAACCACGTGGCCGCGCTGGGTGCCCGCGACCTGGCCGCCACACCGGGCCTGACGGAGCTTAACCTAGCCTATAACCGCCTGGCCAGCGCCCGCGTGCACCACCGGGCCTTCCGCCGGTTGCGCGCCCTGCGCAGCCTCGACCTGGCGGGGAATCAGCTAACCCGGCTGCCCATGGGCCTGCCCACCGGCCTGCGCACCCTGCAGCTGCAACGCAACCAGCTGCGGATGCTCGAGCCCGAGCCTCTAGCCGGCCTGGATCAACTGCGGGAGCTCAGCCTGGCGCACAACCGGCTCCGGGTCGGCGACATCGGGCCAGGCACCTGGCATGAGCTCCAGGCCCTTCAG ATGCTGGACCTCAGCCACAACGAGCTGTCCTTTGTGCCCCCGGACCTGCCTGAGGCCCTAGAAGAGCTGCACCTCGAGGGCAACCGCATCGGCCACGTGGGCCCCGAGGCCTTCTTCAGCACACCCCGCCTGCGTGCCCTCTTCCTTAG GGCCAACAGGCTTCACATGATGAGCATCGCGGCCGAGGCCTTCCTGGGGCTCCCGAACCTGCGTGTGGTGGACACGGCAGGGAATCCAGAGCAGGTCCTGATCCGGCTGCCTCCCACCACCCTACGTGGGCCACGGGCAGGGGGCCTGTGA